The nucleotide sequence ATCTTCGCCAACGCCCCACCCTCGGGGTTCAGCACCATGCCCATGCGCGGGTGCACGACGCGGATGCCCGCGGTGCGCGCCGCGTCGGCCGCCCCCTCCCACGCGCGCGCGACTTCGGGGAGCCAGCCACGCCCAGCCGGCGACGACTCGTCGGCGGTCTCGTCGCCGCGATCGCCGTAGATCCCGACCGCCGACATGCTCACGAGGACGCGCGGCCGCCGCGACAACCCCGCGAGCGTGCGGGCCAGGAGCGCCGTACCGCGCTCGCGCGACTCGCGAATGGCGCGCCTGGCTTCTGGCGTCCACCGCTGGGCGATCGACTCACCCGCCAGGTGCACGACGGCGTCCACCCCTTCCAACGGCGCCGCGTCCAGCACCGTCGTCGCATCCCACACGATGTCGGGGGCGTCGGTATGTGCACCGCGCGCACCGTCCCCACCGCCCCCACCCCCCCGCGCGCGCCCGATGCGCAGGACGGTATGCCCCGCCGCTTGCAGCCGACTAACGAGCGGCGTGCCGACGAAGCCGCTGGCCCCCGTGATCGCAATCCTCATCATCGCCTTGTCCCCCGCGCTACGACCCCTCCCCGTCGATCGAGCGCCAGAGATACCAGCAAGCGACCGTGCGGTACGGCGCCCACCGCGCGCCGATCGTGTGGACCTTCTTCGCATCGGGGAGCTTGCGCAGGCCATACGCCCGCTGGATCCCCTTTCGAATGCCGAGGTCGAGGTCTGGAAGTACGTCCGGGCGCCCGAGCCTGAACATCAGGAACATCTGCGCCGTCCACAGACCAACGCCCTTGATGGCCGTGAGGTGCCGGATGACCGCGTCGTCGCTCGCCTCGTGCAGCGTGTCGATCGGGACCTCGCCCGACAGGACGCGCGCCGCGAGGTCGCGCAGGTAGGAAACCTTCTGGCGCGAAACGCCGGCGCCGCGCAGCGACTCGTCGGAGAGCGCGTGCAGCGCGGCCGCGCGTGGCGTCTCGCCACCAAAAAGCGCGACGAATCGACCGTGGATCGTCGCCGCGGCCTTCCCCGACAGCTGCTGGAAAATGATCGACCGCGCCACCGCCTCGAAATGCGTGAGGTGGGGCGCGGTCTCGAATCGGCAGGGACCGACCTCGTCGATGACCCCCGCCATCACGGGGTCGACACGGCGCAGGTGGTTCACCGCCTTGCGGTGCGAAGCAGGAGGCATGACCGGAACTCTACCGGGCCGTCAGCTGCGGCGCACCTCCCGCGCGCGGCAGCGGAGTGGCTAGTAGCGATCCAGGTCGCCGCTCTCCAACAGCC is from Gemmatimonadaceae bacterium and encodes:
- a CDS encoding DNA-3-methyladenine glycosylase 2 family protein, with protein sequence MPPASHRKAVNHLRRVDPVMAGVIDEVGPCRFETAPHLTHFEAVARSIIFQQLSGKAAATIHGRFVALFGGETPRAAALHALSDESLRGAGVSRQKVSYLRDLAARVLSGEVPIDTLHEASDDAVIRHLTAIKGVGLWTAQMFLMFRLGRPDVLPDLDLGIRKGIQRAYGLRKLPDAKKVHTIGARWAPYRTVACWYLWRSIDGEGS
- a CDS encoding TIGR01777 family oxidoreductase gives rise to the protein MMRIAITGASGFVGTPLVSRLQAAGHTVLRIGRARGGGGGGDGARGAHTDAPDIVWDATTVLDAAPLEGVDAVVHLAGESIAQRWTPEARRAIRESRERGTALLARTLAGLSRRPRVLVSMSAVGIYGDRGDETADESSPAGRGWLPEVARAWEGAADAARTAGIRVVHPRMGMVLNPEGGALAKMLPIFSLGAGGKVGSGRQWMSWISRTDALRALEFLIAAESLDGAVNLTAPAPVTNADFTAVLGRVLDRPTIVPVPEFAIRLLYGEMGEATVIEGQRVVPGKLQAAGFKFVHPVLETALRAEGVG